The Pelmatolapia mariae isolate MD_Pm_ZW linkage group LG10_11, Pm_UMD_F_2, whole genome shotgun sequence genome includes a region encoding these proteins:
- the cndp1 gene encoding cytosolic non-specific dipeptidase codes for MNPQVLPSILLLISAAHAFQYTELAQYVDSHQDEYVEMLRDWVAIESDSSNVQKRPELHRMMETVAQKLRLMGGTVQLVDIGEQELPDGQTLELPKVVMAQFGNDSSKHTVCIYGHVDVQPAKLEDGWATDPYNLTEINGNLYGRGASDNKAPVLAWIHAVEAYQALSMDLPVNVKFVIEGMEETGSNGLDAMIMAQRDTFFSEVDYIIISDCGWLSRRPALTYGTRGNCYFFAEVEGPKQDLHSGVYGGTVIEPMTDLIGILDTLISPSGKILIPGIREAVAPLSDEEWKMYQDIQFDMDNYKNKIGVNQLMYSNKVDLLAHMWRYPTVSIHGIEGAFSDPATKTVIPAKVTAKFSIRQVPDMDPAMVKKQVTDYLHSVFAKRKSPNKLKVTMVIGAKPWLADTHHPLYEAGKVAIKRVFNTDPDLIREGGTIPIARTFQDVTGKSIIMMPIGGFDDGLHSQNEKMSRYNYIEGTKLFIAYLNEVSQIKRTSV; via the exons ATGAACCCTCAAGTCCTGCCTTCCATCCTGCTGCTCATTTCTGCTGCCCATGCTTTCCAGTACACGGAGCTAGCGCAGTATGTTGACAGCCACCAGGACGAATATGTGGAG ATGCTGAGGGACTGGGTTGCAATCGAAAGCGACTCCAGCAATGTCCAAAAGAGACCAGAGCTGCACCGTATGATGGAGACTGTGGCTCAGAAACTCCGGCTGATGGGAGGGACTGTACAGCTGGTGGATATCGGAGAACAAGAA CTTCCTGATGGCCAGACATTAGAGTTGCCTAAAGTGGTGATGGCTCAGTTTGGTAATGACTCCAGCAAACACACAGTGTGCATCTACGGCCATGTGGATGTCCAGCCAGCAAAACTGGAGGACGGCTGGGCAACAGATCCATACAACCTGACTGAAATCAATG GCAATCTGTATGGACGAGGAGCATCAGACAACAAGGCCCCAGTTTTAGCCTGGATCCATGCTGTGGAGGCTTACCAGGCTCTCAGTATG GATCTGCCAGTGAATGTGAAGTTTGTCATAGAGGGCATGGAGGAGACGGGCTCTAATGGCCTGGATGCCATGATCATGGCCCAGCGAGACACCTTCTTCTCAGAAGTGGATTACATCATCATATCAGACTGTGGCTGGCTCAGCAGACGCCCCGCCCTCACCTATGGCACCAGAGGCAACTGCTACTTCTTTGCTGAG GTTGAAGGACCGAAGCAGGACTTGCATTCTGGTGTTTATGGAGGCACTGTGATTGAACCAATGACCGACCTCATTGGAATTCTCG ACACACTGATCAGCCCCAGTGGAAAGATCCTGATTCCTGGGATCAGGGAGGCTGTAGCTCCCCTCTCTGATGAAGAATGGAAAATGTACCAGGATATCCAGTTTGACATGGACAACTACAAGAATAAGATTGGTGTCAACCAGCTCATGTACAGCAATAAG GTGGACTTGTTGGCTCACATGTGGCGCTACCCCACAGTCTCCATCCACGGTATTGAGGGGGCCTTTTCAGACCCTGCGACTAAGACTGTCATCCCTGCTAAGGTTACTGCTAAGTTTTCAATTAGACAAGTTCCTGACATGGACCCTGCTATGGTCAAGAAACAg GTAACAGACTACCTTCACTCTGTGTTTGCCAAAAGAAAGAGTCCCAACAAGCTCAAAGTCACAATGGTGATAGGAGCCAAACCTTGGCTGGCTGACACTCACCATCCACTCTACGAGGCTGGAAAGGTTGCTATTAAGAGAG TTTTCAACACGGATCCTGATCTAATCCGTGAGGGTGGAACCATCCCAATTGCCAGGACCTTCCAAGATGTGACGGGAAAAAGTATCATCATGATGCCC